From one Bacillus sp. FJAT-42376 genomic stretch:
- the dprA gene encoding DNA-processing protein DprA yields the protein MNRITEKLLILSYCRGIYAAKIRKIYQMDPSFRLLLHLKPSEYASMGLVAPSSYSVFIKDFTSLKAADIQKKLNDSKISFITIADPSYPVLLKEIPDPPVSLFCRGDMSLMTAEHILGVAGARNATSYGKRALAKVLVPLIQKGFIIVSGLASGIDTAAHALSIQYGGKTIAVLGGGFGHIYPASNYAIAEEIGKNHLLLTEYAPHIKPQKWHFPERNRLISGLGSGTLIAEARERSGSLITAQCALEQGREVFAIPGSILDRSSAGTNELLKDGAKLVMGYEDILEEIKTFH from the coding sequence GTGAACCGAATAACGGAAAAACTCCTCATTCTTTCTTATTGCAGGGGTATTTATGCTGCCAAAATCAGAAAGATTTATCAAATGGATCCTTCCTTTCGTCTTCTCCTCCATCTCAAACCTTCAGAATACGCTTCAATGGGCCTTGTCGCTCCTTCATCCTACTCCGTTTTCATAAAAGATTTCACTTCCTTAAAAGCAGCAGATATTCAAAAAAAATTGAACGATTCAAAAATATCCTTTATCACGATAGCGGACCCTTCCTATCCCGTTCTGCTGAAAGAAATACCGGACCCTCCAGTAAGTCTGTTTTGCAGGGGGGATATGAGCCTGATGACGGCTGAGCATATACTGGGAGTGGCAGGGGCACGAAATGCTACTTCATATGGAAAAAGGGCCTTGGCAAAAGTGCTGGTTCCGCTCATTCAAAAGGGGTTTATCATCGTAAGCGGCCTTGCGTCAGGCATCGATACAGCAGCCCATGCTCTTTCCATTCAGTATGGCGGGAAAACGATTGCGGTATTGGGCGGAGGCTTCGGGCACATCTATCCCGCTTCCAATTATGCGATTGCTGAAGAGATTGGGAAAAATCATCTTCTCCTTACTGAATACGCCCCGCATATTAAACCGCAAAAGTGGCATTTCCCGGAGAGAAACCGGCTGATTAGCGGGCTGGGCAGCGGGACACTCATTGCCGAAGCCAGAGAGCGCAGCGGTTCTTTAATTACGGCCCAATGTGCACTCGAACAGGGCAGAGAAGTGTTTGCCATCCCGGGCAGCATTCTGGACCGCTCATCAGCGGGAACGAATGAACTTTTAAAAGACGGGGCAAAACTGGTTATGGGCTATGAGGATATTTTAGAAGAAATAAAAACCTTTCATTAG